A region from the Pseudomonas sp. KU26590 genome encodes:
- a CDS encoding class I fructose-bisphosphate aldolase, with the protein MNTQALKETAKALVKGGKGLLAMDESTPTCNRRFASLGIPQTDDARRAYRELLVTTPTLGEYINGAILYDETIRQVTHDGIPFTQALNDAGVMPGIKVDMGATELAGHPGEKITEGLDGLRSRLQAYVKQGARFAKWRAVMTPGPDIPSHGCIQANAHALARYAALCQEAGLVPIIEPEVLMDGDQTLTQCAAVTQEVLRSVFEQLHVQRVLLEGMLLKPNMVLPGLACTTPASVSDVSEATVSCLLRTVPAAVPGIVFLSGGQTAELASARLNDMNARFTSQLPWALAFSFARAIQQPAMEIWKGDPDNVKKAQQALLHRLRCNHAACRGEYDADLEALRG; encoded by the coding sequence ATGAACACCCAAGCCCTGAAAGAAACCGCCAAGGCGTTGGTCAAGGGAGGCAAGGGATTGCTGGCCATGGATGAAAGCACCCCGACCTGTAACCGACGTTTCGCTTCGTTGGGTATACCTCAGACGGATGATGCCCGGCGTGCCTATCGAGAGCTTCTTGTGACCACGCCGACCCTTGGCGAGTACATCAACGGTGCGATTCTCTACGATGAAACCATTCGTCAGGTGACCCATGACGGTATCCCGTTCACCCAGGCCCTGAATGACGCGGGTGTGATGCCCGGCATCAAGGTGGACATGGGCGCAACAGAGTTGGCGGGGCATCCTGGCGAGAAAATCACCGAGGGTCTGGACGGGTTGCGCAGTCGGCTTCAGGCGTACGTAAAACAGGGCGCGCGGTTTGCCAAGTGGCGTGCGGTGATGACGCCAGGCCCCGATATTCCCAGCCATGGCTGCATCCAGGCCAATGCCCATGCGTTGGCCCGGTATGCGGCGTTATGTCAGGAGGCAGGGCTGGTCCCGATCATCGAGCCAGAAGTGTTGATGGACGGTGACCAGACGCTGACGCAGTGCGCCGCCGTGACGCAGGAGGTTCTACGTTCAGTCTTTGAACAGCTGCATGTCCAGCGGGTGCTTCTGGAAGGGATGTTGCTCAAACCTAACATGGTACTTCCCGGCCTTGCCTGCACCACACCGGCAAGCGTGAGCGACGTCAGTGAAGCCACCGTCAGTTGTCTCCTGCGAACCGTACCCGCGGCAGTACCGGGGATCGTTTTCTTGTCAGGGGGGCAGACGGCAGAGCTGGCTTCTGCCCGATTGAATGACATGAATGCGAGGTTCACGTCACAGCTGCCTTGGGCGCTGGCGTTTTCGTTTGCCAGGGCTATTCAGCAACCGGCGATGGAGATATGGAAGGGTGATCCCGACAATGTGAAGAAAGCCCAACAGGCCTTGCTGCACCGGCTCAGGTGCAACCACGCCGCGTGCCGCGGTGAATACGATGCCGATCTTGAAGCGCTGAGGGGATGA
- the adhP gene encoding alcohol dehydrogenase AdhP: MKGKMQAAVVEAFGKPLVLRQMDIPEPGPGQILIKTEACGVCHTDLHAARGDWPVKPSPPFIPGHEGIGVVVAIGAGVTSVQEGERVGVPWLYSACGHCEYCLSAWETVCASAQFGGYTQNGGFAEYILADPDYVAHIPPGLDPRDAAPIICAGLTSYKGIKEASVRPGQWIAISGVGGLGHLAVQYAKAMGLRVCAVDIDDGKLAHATRLGADAVVNALKGNAVESVKEATGGGAHGVLITAPSLSAFTQGVGMTRKHGTCVLVGLPPGEFPIPLFDVVANCITVRGSFVGNRQDMAEALAFAAQGKVRADIELQPLSAINQVFERLEHGDVPSRVVIDFSTR; this comes from the coding sequence ATGAAAGGTAAAATGCAGGCCGCCGTGGTTGAAGCCTTCGGCAAGCCTTTGGTACTGCGTCAAATGGACATCCCCGAGCCCGGGCCTGGCCAGATATTGATCAAGACGGAGGCCTGTGGTGTGTGTCATACCGACCTGCACGCCGCGCGAGGCGACTGGCCGGTCAAGCCTTCGCCACCCTTCATCCCCGGCCACGAAGGCATCGGCGTGGTGGTCGCCATTGGGGCAGGGGTGACCAGCGTGCAAGAGGGCGAGCGTGTCGGTGTGCCATGGCTCTACTCGGCGTGTGGACACTGCGAATACTGCTTGAGCGCGTGGGAGACAGTCTGTGCCAGTGCGCAGTTTGGCGGGTACACCCAGAACGGCGGATTCGCCGAGTACATCCTGGCCGACCCGGACTACGTCGCTCACATCCCGCCGGGCCTGGACCCACGTGATGCCGCGCCGATCATTTGCGCCGGGCTCACGTCCTACAAAGGCATCAAGGAAGCCTCCGTCAGGCCGGGCCAATGGATTGCCATTTCGGGTGTAGGCGGGCTTGGGCATCTTGCGGTGCAGTACGCCAAGGCCATGGGGCTGCGGGTGTGTGCGGTTGATATCGACGACGGCAAACTGGCTCACGCCACCCGGCTGGGCGCCGACGCTGTGGTCAATGCCCTGAAGGGTAATGCGGTCGAATCGGTGAAAGAGGCCACCGGTGGGGGCGCCCATGGTGTGTTGATCACTGCGCCGTCACTCAGCGCTTTCACGCAAGGTGTCGGCATGACGCGCAAGCATGGGACCTGCGTGCTGGTGGGGCTGCCGCCGGGAGAGTTCCCGATACCGCTGTTTGATGTGGTTGCCAACTGCATCACCGTGCGTGGCTCGTTCGTCGGCAATCGACAGGACATGGCTGAAGCGCTGGCGTTCGCCGCTCAAGGCAAGGTCCGGGCTGATATCGAATTACAGCCGCTGTCGGCGATCAATCAGGTGTTCGAACGACTTGAACACGGCGATGTGCCGTCGCGCGTCGTGATCGATTTCAGCACGCGCTGA